ACTTCTTGAATGTTTCAGGCTCGACGAAGACCAGGACGCCACCAGCTATAACGCGGTTTGCATCAACGGTCATCCCACGGCCCATAGGTCTCACCCAAACTGAATAGTATCCCTACCCACAGATTAGCCTTTCGGTAAGAAAGTTTTATTTACTTCGGTTCTAATTCACCACTGGTGGGGGAAGTGGAGAAAACTGGATATGTAGCCCTCAACCGAGAGTGGCGGGCTAAAATGGACGAGCTCAGAGCAAGAGCAAGAGCGAACCTTGATGACGTCCTCCAACGGGCTTTTGGCTCCATAAAGTCCGAGAAGTCCTGGCGCGAGCTGGAGGCTGAGCTCTATGAGGAGCTTTCTAGTTGATAGTAATGTGTTCATTGAAGCCCTTAAAGGCGATACTACCGCAGAAAACCTCCTCACGAAGCTGTTTCACTCAAACTGGCGGGTTTTCATAAACGACGTTGTTTTCAGCGAGGTTTTTTACCATTATCTCCGCATTAAGGTCGGCCCTTACTGGAAGGCCAAAAAGAAACCCGAACTCGTTAAATCTGCCGTGCAGGAGTTTGAGGAGGTTGTTCTACCTCTCCTTGCAATACCCGACTTTCTTGAGGTTAATTATGATGTAGCCACTA
This sequence is a window from Thermococcus kodakarensis KOD1. Protein-coding genes within it:
- a CDS encoding type II toxin-antitoxin system VapC family toxin, whose protein sequence is MFIEALKGDTTAENLLTKLFHSNWRVFINDVVFSEVFYHYLRIKVGPYWKAKKKPELVKSAVQEFEEVVLPLLAIPDFLEVNYDVATIAVRLSSEYSLLPNDALLLATAEYYGIEALVSLDSDFSDACNREGILLVSYLNELEVQP